A genomic segment from Candidatus Korarchaeum cryptofilum OPF8 encodes:
- the rrp42 gene encoding exosome complex protein Rrp42 → MFDQEILTHNLMKDYIRDLVEKGQRVDGRGLHEYRPIEVLNGTFTKAEGEAWLKLGETQVLVGVKADLGEPFPDTPDKGVFVSNAELLPVASPTFEPGPPDEGAIELARVVDRAIRSADAIDLGSLVILPGKLVYMIFLDMYVLDYDGNLEDSLTLASLIALGRSEIPEVELKENGEIEVKESKRKLELKDIPINFSFVKIGSKILLDPTLEEESVSDASITVAINKDGKVCSVQKRHGTFTVEEILNIVNVARSKWPELARIVREAI, encoded by the coding sequence ATGTTCGATCAGGAGATTCTGACCCACAATTTAATGAAGGATTACATAAGGGATCTCGTTGAGAAGGGGCAGAGGGTGGATGGAAGGGGCCTCCATGAGTACAGGCCCATAGAGGTCCTCAATGGTACTTTCACGAAAGCTGAGGGGGAGGCTTGGCTGAAGCTAGGAGAGACTCAAGTTTTGGTCGGAGTTAAAGCCGATCTGGGGGAGCCCTTTCCGGATACTCCTGATAAGGGGGTCTTCGTATCTAATGCCGAGCTCCTTCCAGTCGCCTCCCCGACTTTCGAGCCGGGTCCGCCCGATGAAGGGGCAATAGAGCTCGCTAGGGTAGTTGATAGGGCGATAAGGAGCGCTGATGCCATAGATCTCGGATCTTTAGTCATACTGCCCGGCAAACTGGTGTACATGATATTCTTGGATATGTACGTGCTCGACTACGATGGTAACCTTGAGGATTCCCTCACGCTAGCCAGCTTAATAGCCCTGGGGAGATCGGAGATACCTGAGGTAGAGCTGAAGGAGAACGGTGAGATAGAAGTTAAGGAGAGTAAGAGGAAGCTGGAGCTCAAGGATATACCGATAAACTTCAGCTTCGTCAAGATAGGGAGCAAGATATTACTGGATCCGACTCTAGAGGAGGAAAGCGTTTCCGACGCATCTATTACAGTGGCGATAAACAAGGATGGGAAGGTCTGCTCAGTGCAGAAGAGGCATGGCACCTTCACCGTGGAGGAGATTTTAAATATTGTCAACGTAGCTAGGAGCAAGTGGCCCGAACTAGCTAGGATAGTGAGAGAGGCGATATGA
- a CDS encoding ribosome assembly factor SBDS: MPEPVIARITRAGKRFEIFVYPDKAYQFKEGKQVDIKSILAVESVFTDARKSEVAPSSELKKAFGTTDLYSIAETILREGEVQLTAEYRKKLQEEKIRWIINYIHKNFVDPQTNLPHPVARIEKAMKEAKVRIDPMKDPEQQIKDVVEQLRKILPLKTGLVKMVVTVPSSAWAKARSLLLGQGNIISEKWSDDGEKVTLVAEVPVGSQMLLFERIGEMGGQAKVE; encoded by the coding sequence TTGCCTGAGCCCGTGATAGCGAGGATAACGCGGGCCGGGAAGAGGTTCGAGATATTCGTCTACCCGGATAAGGCATATCAATTCAAGGAGGGAAAGCAAGTGGATATCAAGAGCATACTAGCCGTGGAGAGCGTATTCACTGATGCCAGGAAATCCGAGGTAGCTCCATCTTCGGAGCTGAAGAAGGCCTTCGGGACGACGGATCTCTACAGCATAGCTGAGACCATCCTGAGGGAGGGAGAAGTTCAGCTTACCGCTGAATATAGGAAGAAACTGCAGGAGGAGAAGATCAGGTGGATAATAAATTACATTCATAAGAACTTCGTCGATCCCCAGACTAACCTACCGCATCCAGTAGCCAGGATAGAGAAGGCTATGAAAGAGGCTAAAGTAAGGATAGATCCCATGAAGGATCCGGAGCAGCAGATTAAGGATGTGGTGGAGCAGCTTAGGAAGATACTCCCCCTCAAGACGGGCTTAGTTAAGATGGTGGTGACTGTACCCTCATCAGCTTGGGCTAAGGCCAGATCCTTATTGCTCGGGCAGGGCAACATAATATCTGAGAAGTGGTCCGATGATGGGGAAAAGGTCACTTTAGTGGCTGAAGTACCTGTAGGCTCCCAAATGCTACTTTTCGAGAGGATAGGTGAGATGGGAGGTCAGGCTAAAGTTGAGTGA
- a CDS encoding DUF92 domain-containing protein, which translates to MLYGDAAVLASLVSIFVVGSLGYIKGAVDKSGLAAGILIGSLFALSGGLIAVIMLITFFLIGSFFTKYGYSRKESLGAAEPKKGARGWKNVLSNLFFPSLAIILYRLSSDSAYALAFVSSISCSLADTLGSEIGLLDRRGPWIITSMRRAQPGTSGAISILGTISSILGSFIIPIEAFQFGILSFNELFISSMIAFSSSMLDSLLGATIQAKYLCDGRIVEDPSYCSEAELLSGFRFIDNHAVNLISTGFAFLLSLIEGIV; encoded by the coding sequence ATGTTGTATGGGGACGCCGCAGTGCTCGCTAGCCTCGTATCGATCTTCGTCGTCGGATCGCTGGGCTATATTAAGGGAGCTGTCGATAAGAGCGGTCTAGCTGCAGGCATATTAATTGGCTCACTCTTCGCCCTATCTGGAGGCCTCATAGCTGTCATCATGCTCATAACCTTCTTCCTAATAGGGAGCTTCTTCACAAAGTATGGCTACTCGAGGAAGGAGAGCCTAGGAGCTGCGGAGCCGAAGAAAGGAGCTAGAGGATGGAAGAACGTCCTCTCAAATTTATTCTTCCCTTCATTAGCTATAATACTTTATCGATTGAGCTCCGATAGCGCTTATGCCCTCGCTTTCGTGTCCTCTATCTCCTGCTCCCTGGCGGACACTCTGGGTAGCGAGATAGGGCTCCTAGATAGGAGGGGGCCCTGGATAATAACTAGCATGAGGAGAGCACAGCCAGGTACTTCAGGCGCTATCTCGATCCTGGGAACTATCTCCAGCATCCTGGGATCCTTCATAATACCCATCGAGGCCTTTCAATTCGGGATCCTGAGCTTCAACGAGCTCTTCATATCATCCATGATAGCCTTCTCCTCCTCCATGCTCGATTCCTTGCTAGGGGCTACGATCCAGGCGAAATACCTATGCGATGGTAGGATAGTGGAGGATCCCTCTTACTGTAGCGAAGCTGAGCTATTGAGTGGATTCCGCTTCATAGATAACCATGCTGTCAATCTAATTTCCACTGGCTTCGCTTTCCTCCTCTCACTGATTGAGGGGATAGTATGA
- the rrp4 gene encoding exosome complex RNA-binding protein Rrp4, with protein MRWEVRLKLSEVTLLVRDKEVVIPGQPLARGKVKPGKDVYVDESGTIRSKKLGLVSLKDDEISIVPLVGAYIPKEDDLVIGIVSKISGNTILVDIRSPYQGALPIQRRAERVDLKKYDLKIGDVILAKVRSFDGASSLILTIDAEGLGKLEGGYLLEVDPAKVPRVIGKRQSMLSMLKEATRSEIIVANNGRIWVKPPSVKELIVLEKALKKIEEESHVSGLSDRISSLLSQELSR; from the coding sequence GTGAGATGGGAGGTCAGGCTAAAGTTGAGTGAGGTCACTCTTTTAGTTAGGGATAAGGAAGTAGTGATACCCGGTCAACCCCTGGCTAGGGGTAAGGTAAAACCGGGGAAGGATGTTTACGTAGATGAGAGCGGTACGATAAGGTCTAAAAAACTCGGTCTGGTGAGCTTGAAGGATGATGAGATATCCATAGTCCCCTTAGTCGGAGCTTATATACCGAAGGAGGATGATTTAGTGATAGGCATAGTCTCGAAGATAAGCGGGAACACGATCCTGGTAGATATAAGGAGCCCCTATCAAGGCGCTCTACCGATCCAGAGGAGAGCTGAGAGGGTCGATCTGAAGAAATACGACCTGAAGATAGGGGATGTGATCCTAGCTAAAGTTAGGTCATTCGATGGGGCTTCCTCGCTCATACTCACGATAGATGCTGAGGGATTGGGGAAGCTCGAAGGCGGCTACTTGCTGGAAGTAGATCCGGCGAAAGTTCCCAGGGTCATAGGGAAGAGGCAATCTATGCTATCGATGCTGAAGGAGGCGACTAGGAGCGAGATAATAGTTGCGAATAACGGTAGGATCTGGGTGAAGCCACCCTCGGTCAAGGAGCTAATAGTCCTGGAGAAGGCTCTCAAGAAGATAGAGGAGGAATCCCATGTCTCAGGACTGAGCGACAGGATCTCCTCGCTCCTCTCCCAGGAGTTGAGTAGGTGA
- a CDS encoding Brix domain-containing protein has product MILITTTRRPSKRTRSFVRDLYHVLPNSTRRNRGKMSLEDLNELAIKIGADRVIVVGTQRGNPSSLTFYEPTPSHLKPISIVSLSGVSLRREITKKRAPPSKRFCVASPDELENEAELLAKSFNVRSVKLEELKNFDISLILASEEGLRASFYRVSPMEELGPRMRISGIKEYGEGLS; this is encoded by the coding sequence TTGATCCTGATAACTACAACTAGGAGGCCATCTAAGAGGACGAGATCCTTCGTCAGAGACCTCTATCACGTGCTGCCAAACTCCACTAGGAGGAACAGGGGGAAGATGTCCCTTGAGGACCTCAATGAGTTGGCTATCAAGATAGGGGCCGATAGAGTTATCGTAGTTGGGACCCAGAGGGGGAATCCCTCCTCCCTAACATTTTATGAGCCAACTCCATCCCATTTGAAGCCTATATCAATAGTTAGCCTGAGTGGGGTCTCCCTGAGGAGGGAGATAACTAAGAAGAGAGCACCTCCTTCCAAAAGATTTTGTGTAGCATCCCCGGATGAGCTTGAGAATGAAGCTGAATTGCTCGCTAAATCATTCAATGTGAGGTCTGTTAAGCTGGAGGAGCTCAAAAATTTCGATATATCCCTCATCCTCGCCTCCGAGGAAGGTCTGAGAGCGAGCTTCTACAGGGTATCCCCAATGGAGGAACTGGGGCCCAGGATGAGGATATCGGGGATCAAGGAGTATGGCGAAGGTCTCAGCTAG
- a CDS encoding InlB B-repeat-containing protein, protein MSREFVFILMMSLSLLVISPALADSWKMVKVTTTIGGTVKCEVTKGSYHYVHLIGEADTDVFWAIAGSKLVCTPYPKSGYEFDGWTGTPGDLQENNYVKNVNDGVDIVAHFKPSKVKVTFTYSGSSIAPEVTYQVSGSSPQTETAPFSIQVDKGKSITFSYETQMGNGGTRYILDSVSHSSPITANCDMTIRATYHTEYYLKVISAHDTPTPASGWFVEGEEITAEVSSPVGGGGSRYICTGWTGSGSVPSSGSQKSVTFKINEPSSITWNWETQYLVTFRQMGLGSDAHGLVVTVNGEDKDLTDMPYALWVDEGKYVKYNYQTTVNGISKYWLQKVIGPSSQIKVNKQTIVTGIYLNMSSFNDMNIFGDGFRLIYTEDKWNPLTYKLTASGPGQFQYSVFYLGTPGEDITMDVSIPYPFTTVGDNPVRAYGYVETIGPGMIEPSQELKYFKITGTETTTGSGSLGIVLADYGENVATATSKLVIRASGTVPETGLVMLTVQLEYGLKGSVGYTADSSSNAMIGFGERITNNEAYTFSYTVGKESGNTTIHNENIFKANNGFAGIVTDEDGNPIEGARVYLYGPYGNFIGSTLTDSDGWYGFSYKHSGGPASYTLSCNGVVKTVNVFSGQKSVVDF, encoded by the coding sequence ATGAGTAGAGAATTTGTATTCATCTTGATGATGAGTCTCTCGCTCCTAGTGATATCTCCAGCGCTCGCTGATAGTTGGAAGATGGTTAAAGTCACGACTACCATCGGGGGAACTGTGAAATGCGAGGTCACGAAGGGATCATATCATTACGTTCATTTGATAGGTGAAGCTGATACTGATGTCTTCTGGGCTATAGCAGGGAGTAAATTAGTCTGTACGCCGTATCCGAAGTCGGGATACGAATTCGATGGATGGACGGGGACACCTGGGGACCTGCAGGAGAACAATTACGTTAAGAACGTGAATGATGGAGTCGATATCGTCGCTCACTTCAAGCCGAGCAAAGTTAAGGTCACCTTCACATACAGTGGATCGAGTATAGCTCCTGAAGTCACATATCAAGTCAGCGGTTCTTCACCGCAAACAGAGACAGCTCCCTTCTCGATTCAAGTTGATAAGGGAAAGAGCATAACTTTCAGTTATGAGACACAGATGGGTAACGGGGGCACACGTTACATACTCGATTCAGTGTCACATTCCTCGCCAATTACTGCTAATTGCGATATGACCATTAGGGCGACTTACCATACTGAGTACTACCTGAAGGTCATCTCAGCTCACGATACTCCAACGCCAGCGTCGGGATGGTTCGTGGAGGGTGAAGAGATAACAGCTGAAGTCAGCTCTCCAGTTGGTGGAGGGGGCTCGCGCTACATCTGCACCGGTTGGACCGGATCAGGGAGCGTTCCGAGCTCAGGCTCTCAAAAAAGCGTTACTTTCAAGATAAATGAACCCTCTAGCATAACTTGGAATTGGGAAACGCAGTACCTAGTTACCTTCAGACAGATGGGTCTAGGAAGCGATGCTCATGGATTAGTAGTAACAGTGAATGGTGAGGATAAGGATTTAACGGATATGCCTTACGCGCTCTGGGTCGACGAGGGTAAGTACGTCAAGTACAATTACCAGACGACCGTTAATGGAATATCGAAGTACTGGCTTCAGAAGGTCATAGGTCCCAGTTCGCAGATAAAGGTGAATAAACAGACCATAGTAACGGGAATTTACCTGAACATGAGCTCATTCAATGATATGAACATCTTTGGAGATGGTTTCCGTCTCATTTACACGGAGGATAAGTGGAATCCATTGACTTATAAGTTGACTGCGAGCGGACCCGGTCAGTTCCAGTATAGCGTGTTCTACCTCGGTACGCCAGGTGAGGATATAACGATGGATGTGAGCATCCCTTACCCGTTCACGACAGTGGGCGATAATCCAGTGAGGGCTTATGGCTACGTTGAGACAATAGGACCGGGGATGATCGAGCCATCCCAAGAGCTCAAGTACTTCAAGATAACTGGAACTGAAACTACAACAGGATCCGGATCTCTAGGTATTGTCCTAGCTGATTATGGAGAGAACGTAGCGACCGCGACGAGCAAACTCGTGATAAGAGCTAGTGGCACCGTTCCTGAAACGGGATTGGTGATGTTAACTGTGCAGCTAGAATATGGACTTAAGGGGAGCGTTGGCTATACAGCTGATAGCAGTAGTAATGCTATGATCGGATTCGGCGAGAGGATAACCAATAATGAGGCCTACACCTTCTCATATACAGTGGGCAAGGAATCAGGTAATACCACGATTCACAATGAGAATATATTCAAGGCGAATAATGGTTTCGCGGGAATAGTGACGGATGAGGATGGAAATCCGATAGAAGGAGCCAGAGTCTATCTCTATGGCCCATATGGGAACTTCATAGGCAGCACGCTCACCGACTCTGACGGATGGTATGGTTTCTCTTACAAGCACAGCGGAGGACCAGCTTCATATACTCTGAGTTGCAATGGCGTCGTGAAGACTGTCAACGTGTTCTCAGGTCAGAAGTCCGTAGTGGACTTCTAA
- a CDS encoding B12-binding domain-containing radical SAM protein: MFLILDALAAGEGRRLSSLDVIGAGPRLLAGILERFDLEYEILRIEDFIRIGRKFKGVALVSAMTMDEPAVSRASKLIEGVKILGGPITSDLSSVRRLGFDLGVWGEGEISLESLLIRGLSDGIIPDIGGIPNIILPNGRTEFRYLSREEFMKFEPSTRAIKYYRTVPHYRSSRVYVEVQRSCSNFYRPRLIASPDICRGCQSLCSEICPQNIPPGCGYCSIPSLYGPPKSRSEESILREIEELAIAGVRRFVLSGADFLEYGRDLISTPLTNPRDPGPNLDAIDSLLSKVKGLAERYSFFFEIENVKPCLVNEEVAYTLSKYLKGTPIHIGVETGDPDHARLIGRPCSPEDSLRAIKILKKYGLRPYAYFIHSLPGQSERVAKKTLEMMRAVYDAGAEKITIYRFKPLPGTAFQDFEVKVDRNSRMISDLAIDLNRRRKEELLGKIMEVIVAPKTGRYCYAYPINGGPVVRLNKGLRAGSVVKVRIKRVISDRMVEGIVV; the protein is encoded by the coding sequence ATGTTCCTAATATTGGATGCGCTAGCTGCTGGCGAGGGGAGGAGACTATCATCGCTGGACGTCATAGGGGCAGGACCCAGGCTTTTAGCAGGCATTCTGGAGAGATTCGACCTGGAATACGAGATTCTCAGGATTGAGGATTTCATCAGGATCGGGAGGAAGTTCAAAGGGGTTGCTCTAGTTAGCGCTATGACCATGGATGAGCCGGCTGTCTCGAGGGCCTCTAAGCTAATTGAGGGCGTTAAGATATTGGGCGGGCCCATCACATCAGATCTCAGCTCTGTGAGGAGGCTAGGATTCGATCTGGGAGTCTGGGGTGAAGGGGAGATTTCCCTAGAATCTCTCTTGATAAGGGGACTTTCCGATGGTATAATCCCGGATATCGGAGGGATCCCTAACATCATATTGCCCAATGGCAGGACTGAGTTCAGGTATCTATCCAGAGAGGAGTTCATGAAGTTCGAACCTTCAACTAGAGCGATAAAATATTATAGGACTGTCCCTCACTATAGGAGCTCTAGAGTTTATGTGGAGGTCCAGAGGAGCTGCTCCAATTTCTACAGGCCCAGGTTGATCGCTTCCCCGGATATATGCAGGGGCTGCCAATCCTTATGCTCCGAGATTTGTCCGCAGAACATACCTCCGGGATGCGGTTACTGCTCGATACCCTCCCTCTACGGGCCTCCGAAGTCGAGGAGTGAGGAGAGCATATTGAGGGAGATAGAGGAATTAGCGATAGCTGGAGTCAGGAGGTTCGTTTTGAGCGGTGCTGATTTCCTCGAATATGGGAGGGACCTCATCTCAACGCCCTTGACGAACCCGAGGGATCCAGGACCTAACTTAGATGCTATAGATTCGCTGCTATCTAAAGTTAAGGGTTTAGCGGAGAGGTACTCTTTCTTCTTCGAGATCGAGAACGTGAAGCCCTGCCTCGTGAACGAAGAAGTTGCCTACACGCTCAGCAAATATCTCAAGGGTACCCCCATCCATATAGGAGTGGAGACAGGAGATCCTGATCACGCTAGATTGATAGGGAGGCCATGCAGCCCGGAAGATTCATTGAGAGCTATTAAGATCCTCAAGAAGTATGGGCTGAGACCTTACGCTTACTTCATACACAGCCTCCCAGGGCAGAGTGAGCGTGTGGCTAAGAAGACGCTGGAGATGATGAGAGCTGTTTATGATGCTGGGGCTGAGAAGATAACAATTTACAGGTTCAAACCACTTCCAGGGACAGCCTTCCAGGATTTTGAGGTCAAGGTAGATCGTAACTCAAGGATGATAAGCGATCTTGCGATCGATCTTAATAGGAGGAGGAAGGAGGAGCTCTTGGGGAAGATAATGGAGGTTATAGTAGCGCCCAAGACTGGGAGGTACTGCTACGCATATCCGATAAATGGCGGTCCGGTGGTGAGGCTGAATAAGGGCTTGAGGGCCGGAAGTGTCGTTAAAGTGAGGATAAAGCGCGTGATATCGGATAGAATGGTTGAAGGTATAGTGGTCTGA
- a CDS encoding archaeal proteasome endopeptidase complex subunit alpha yields the protein MFPQVTGYDRAITVFSPDGRLLQVEYALSATKRTPLAIGMKCKDGVVLLAVRKYLSPLATPPEKIYRIDEHIGAIAAGLVGDGLVLIERGRMEAQYNRLIYGEPITVKNLAKRLALYKQQFTQYAGLRPFGVMIIIGGIDEGPELYVTHPGGAYYDYAAFAVGKNSDKVNETFRQSFKQEFSLDECIKYAVKVAMESEEEEVNENYLEIATIDVNTRKFRELQKDEIAKYVNLARGSEG from the coding sequence ATGTTTCCTCAGGTCACGGGATATGATAGAGCTATAACGGTATTCAGTCCGGATGGGAGGCTCCTCCAAGTAGAGTACGCGCTCTCAGCTACCAAGAGGACACCCCTAGCTATAGGGATGAAGTGCAAGGATGGTGTGGTCCTCTTAGCCGTTAGGAAGTACCTATCCCCCCTAGCTACCCCCCCTGAGAAGATATACAGGATAGATGAGCACATAGGAGCTATAGCTGCTGGATTGGTCGGCGATGGCTTAGTTCTGATAGAGAGGGGGAGGATGGAAGCTCAGTACAATAGGCTGATATATGGAGAACCGATAACGGTGAAGAATTTGGCTAAGAGGCTCGCTCTTTACAAACAGCAGTTCACACAGTACGCTGGCTTGAGGCCCTTCGGTGTCATGATAATAATAGGAGGGATAGATGAGGGCCCGGAGCTCTACGTGACGCATCCCGGAGGGGCATATTACGATTACGCAGCTTTCGCTGTGGGAAAGAACTCGGATAAGGTGAATGAGACATTCAGACAGAGCTTCAAGCAGGAATTCTCCTTAGATGAGTGCATAAAGTATGCGGTGAAGGTGGCGATGGAATCCGAGGAGGAGGAAGTCAATGAGAACTATCTGGAGATAGCGACTATAGATGTGAATACGAGGAAATTCAGGGAGCTCCAGAAGGATGAGATAGCAAAATACGTAAACTTAGCGAGGGGAAGCGAAGGGTGA
- the rrp41 gene encoding exosome complex exonuclease Rrp41, with amino-acid sequence MPLYVERKPERLITEEGIRTDGRLPHEMRPIKMMVGVLEKADGSAFVEWGGNRILAAVFGPREVHPKHMVLPDRALIRARYNMAPFSTPERRRPGPDRRSIELSKVIREALKPAIFAENYPGSVIDIFVEVLRSDAGTRVAGINAASLALASAGVAMRGLVSACSVGRVGSFIVVDPNHDEDMWGDSDMPLAMMMESEEITLLQADGTLSEEEFKEALDLGRRAIRFVYEVQKEALKRPYYLVERRVV; translated from the coding sequence ATGCCACTCTACGTAGAGAGGAAACCCGAGAGGTTGATAACTGAGGAGGGTATAAGGACTGATGGAAGGCTCCCCCATGAAATGAGGCCCATAAAAATGATGGTGGGGGTTTTGGAGAAAGCTGATGGATCGGCTTTCGTTGAATGGGGAGGAAACAGGATTCTAGCTGCTGTCTTCGGTCCTAGAGAGGTACATCCGAAGCACATGGTACTACCGGATAGGGCCCTGATAAGGGCGAGGTACAACATGGCCCCCTTCTCCACCCCGGAGAGGAGGAGGCCCGGGCCTGATAGGAGGAGCATAGAGCTATCTAAAGTCATAAGGGAAGCTTTGAAGCCCGCTATTTTCGCTGAAAATTACCCAGGATCTGTCATAGATATATTCGTAGAGGTCCTAAGATCTGATGCCGGGACCAGAGTGGCTGGGATAAATGCCGCCTCTCTAGCACTAGCCAGCGCGGGGGTGGCGATGAGGGGCCTCGTATCCGCCTGCTCCGTAGGAAGGGTAGGGAGCTTCATCGTGGTGGATCCGAATCACGACGAGGACATGTGGGGGGATTCCGACATGCCCCTGGCCATGATGATGGAGTCGGAGGAGATAACTCTACTTCAAGCTGACGGTACTTTGAGCGAGGAGGAGTTCAAGGAAGCATTGGATCTCGGAAGGAGGGCGATAAGGTTCGTCTATGAGGTTCAGAAGGAGGCCCTGAAGAGGCCTTATTATCTCGTGGAGAGGAGGGTGGTCTGA
- a CDS encoding GTP-dependent dephospho-CoA kinase family protein, whose protein sequence is MLFDLKLLEDKRGKVSEIKGSIIKSLDILENKRIISVGDRVTRELLGSGRRPEVAIIDLKERREMNCSTIFYLDDYLILVARNPAGTLMREAWLKVRKAIEISLSGKNAAVIVDGEEDLLGFPAIILPPEGWVMVYGQPGVGMVSVNIDRKAREEAMNLLQEAFLPI, encoded by the coding sequence ATGCTGTTCGACTTAAAATTATTAGAGGATAAGAGAGGGAAGGTCTCCGAAATTAAGGGAAGCATAATTAAAAGCTTGGATATTTTAGAGAATAAGAGGATAATATCCGTTGGGGATAGGGTCACTAGGGAACTGCTGGGATCCGGGAGGAGGCCGGAGGTAGCTATAATAGACTTGAAGGAGAGGAGGGAGATGAATTGCTCCACTATCTTCTACTTGGACGATTACCTCATACTCGTAGCTAGGAACCCAGCTGGTACCCTCATGAGGGAGGCATGGCTCAAGGTAAGAAAAGCAATAGAAATCTCATTATCTGGTAAAAATGCTGCAGTAATTGTGGATGGGGAAGAGGATCTATTAGGATTTCCAGCGATAATATTACCTCCTGAGGGGTGGGTCATGGTCTACGGCCAGCCGGGGGTAGGGATGGTCTCCGTAAATATAGATAGGAAAGCGAGAGAAGAAGCTATGAATCTACTTCAGGAGGCTTTTCTTCCGATCTAG
- a CDS encoding glycosyltransferase has protein sequence MRVSVVVPTYNEEDYIERSLRALRNVGAHEIVVVDGGSRDRTLEIAEKYADIIESSSSLDSPAKARNAGIKLSTGDLVAFIDADTVVSTSWLEAIMKCFRNEKVVGASGPAYPLENDSLLIAPYIFVYDILVRMTLLVGRPHFLGFNCVYRRDFLERVSGFDERVRVSEDALLSMEAIKYGELKFLKDMSVYTSARRLKTRGIAESLFYLFYNGPSVIFLDKPFNYYPRSSESPRENRKGERA, from the coding sequence ATGAGGGTCTCCGTGGTGGTGCCGACTTACAATGAGGAGGATTACATCGAGAGGTCCTTGAGAGCTCTGAGGAACGTTGGGGCTCATGAAATAGTTGTTGTAGATGGTGGAAGCCGCGATAGGACTTTGGAGATAGCTGAGAAATACGCTGATATCATAGAAAGCTCTAGCTCCTTGGACTCCCCCGCTAAAGCTAGGAATGCGGGGATAAAGCTGTCCACCGGGGATCTGGTGGCCTTCATAGATGCCGATACTGTCGTATCCACGAGCTGGCTCGAAGCCATAATGAAGTGCTTCAGGAACGAGAAGGTAGTTGGGGCATCAGGCCCCGCTTATCCGCTCGAGAATGATAGCCTCTTAATCGCACCTTACATATTCGTTTACGATATACTCGTTAGAATGACTCTACTAGTAGGTAGGCCCCACTTCCTGGGTTTCAACTGCGTCTACAGGAGGGATTTCCTAGAGAGGGTTTCCGGGTTCGATGAGAGAGTCAGAGTATCTGAAGATGCTCTACTCTCGATGGAAGCTATTAAATATGGAGAGCTGAAATTTCTGAAGGATATGTCCGTTTATACATCGGCCAGGAGGCTTAAAACGAGGGGGATCGCCGAGAGCCTCTTCTACTTATTCTACAATGGGCCCTCCGTCATATTCCTGGATAAGCCATTCAATTACTACCCTAGATCTTCAGAAAGTCCGAGAGAGAATCGTAAAGGTGAACGAGCCTAA
- the rpl37ae gene encoding 50S ribosomal protein L37 (structural models have indicated that the folded zinc-finger motif interacts mainly with domain III of 23S rRNA, whereas the amino-terminal region of L37 interacts primarily with domain II) has translation MTRPPRSKLRTTRYGSKIRKRVEFILQKSKRTYKCPYCGAQAVRRLRLGVWSCKKCGKVFTGGAWEPFTAVARGAELARETS, from the coding sequence ATGACTAGGCCCCCGAGGAGCAAGCTCAGGACGACGAGATATGGTTCGAAGATAAGGAAGAGGGTTGAGTTCATACTCCAGAAGAGCAAGAGGACTTACAAGTGCCCTTACTGCGGAGCTCAAGCTGTGAGGAGATTGAGGCTGGGAGTCTGGAGCTGCAAGAAGTGCGGGAAGGTCTTCACAGGGGGCGCATGGGAGCCTTTCACCGCTGTAGCTAGAGGTGCGGAGCTTGCAAGGGAGACATCTTGA